CCTTAATGTGCTTTACTTCAAAGTGACGTGTCTTTTCTTTTAACCTGCTTTAATACAAATTGTTATTATATGGAAGAAGAAACAATTTATCGCAGCTGGGCTGGGAGGAATTTTACAGTGAACCTCCAATGTCTCTCCTGTCGATAgctgtctgtgtgctgtgtcgGCGGCGCATGTGTGTTGACAGAAACTGCTCTCCTCTCTTCGCAGGGACTAACTGACCATGGTCGCCGTGTTTCGTTCTCTCATGGTACTGCTGCTGGCTCAGGTGTTGCTGGGTGGCGCTGCGGGACTAATCCCCGAGGTTGGCCGGAGGAAGTACAGTGAGTCCGAGAAACAGAGCCCGGAGCAGTCGGAGAACTTTCTCAACGAGTTCGAGCTGCGGCTCCTCAATATGTTCGGACTTAAGCGGAGGCCGAACCCAAGCAGACAGGCTGTGGTGCCTCAGTACATGGTGGACCTGTACCGTATGCATTCGTTGAACGGAGACCACAGCACTAAACGGCCCCGGAGCATGGGGAGGCACGCAGAGAGAGCCGCCAGCAAGGCCAACACGATTAGAAGCTTTCACCATGAAGGTACGTATTAGTGGCATATTTCACCTGGCAAGGTAGAGCACCTCTGCTCCTTCAGACATGTCAAACCTGTATTTAAACATGACTCAGAGTGTGAAGAGGATTTTCAAAGCAATTACACTTTTTTATGACAGGCCCACTCATGTCCTCACAGAGTGACACGCGTCAGGGACACACGCCCTTTATAGTAGATCATGAAATAACAAAGGGTAATTTAACAATGTAACGAGTAAAACTCATTGTCAGGGTTCGACAGAGAACTTCTTGATGTGTAACTTTGAAGTGCAAAGTAGCCTAATCCCTGAAATATGCGGTGATGCAACCCGTTACCTGGAACATTCCATTGACTGTGCTATAACAGGCATCAAAACATCAAGGGTGGTGGGTGGTATCACAAGGGTAATTTGTTTCTTAATAATTGATGGTGTTTGCGTGGGCCCTGAAAACAGTTTTTCCAGACACGCACCACAGGAGAGGGATAAAGAAAGGGCGGTGTGCGTGCGCAAGTGATAGTCATCGCCCTGCTGCTACTTCAATAACACACGACATGACATTACACTACACTGTCTACACACGCATTATGACAGAGGCCACTGTGGGCAGACATAGCTCCGTCTCATTTTTAGACAGGACTAGTCAGTTCATTACTCATTCTGGTGTTTGGGGTGCGCGTTATCCTTTTCCAATCGCTCTCTCAATGCGCACTCTTTATGCGCAATTACGCACGTTCAAATAATAGAACCACGTAATTAGGCGTACATACTTATTATGTAGCTACATATGCGTCGCTGACTGCGTGATTTTACATTAAAACTACACATTTATATACCTCAGAAACACATGCAGACCAGATTATTGTTTCAGTATGGGCCAATTGGTCTAAATGCTAAAATACACATGAGGTATTTGATCCAAGAGTTGAACTGGAGGCACAAATGGACATTTTCTTTGGGTGATGTGAACTCTGGTGGTGTTTTTTGATTTGGTATTGTATCTGTACTATGTTGTATAGTATCAGTGGGTAGAGAGGTAGGCATGTGCTCAGAGGATGTCTAACCCTCTAGTCCAGTGTTACAAGGCAATAGTTCATCTGGGCACTACatttacacctgcattactagctgtttgggcttttaggctgggtttctgtacagcacttcgagatattagctgatgtacgaagggctatataaaataaacttgattgatttacACAGTGCTGCAACAAAACACACCAGAACAGTTAATAATGAAACATGAAAACCAAATGTTGAAACTTTAAAAAATCATTTTCCCTCATGCTTTTTGTACAGTCTATCTGATAGTACCTGTCTTTTAATTGTCTCTAGCTCCAGTAGTGTACGGTACATGCCCAATGTGTCCATGGATGGCCTTCTACACAGACTCTTGAGTGTTGCACTGCACAAGGAAGTTTCCACCCAGTGAATGACTCATTGGAGTGGTTGGGTCAGGATGGGTGGTTAGTTGGGTGTTCTCCTCTCCTGAGGCCTGGTAGGGATGACACCCAGTGGACTAACTGACACACTACAAACACCACTGACACACTACAAACACCACTGACACTAcaaacaccactgaaacactaaAAACACCACTGACACTAcaaacaccactgaaacactacaaacaccactgacacactacaaacaccactgaaacactacaaacaccactgacacactacaaacaccactgacacactacaaacaccactgaaacactacaaacaccaCTGACACACTACAAACATCACTGACACTAcaaacaccactgaaacactacaaacaccaCTGACACACTACAAACACCACTGACACTACAAACACCACAGAAATACTACAAACACCACTGACACACTACAAAACCATACAGGTAGGAGGCATGGTGACTGGTACTGAGACCACTCACTCCACTAGTGTAAACGTTCGCTTGACTCCACACCTTAACTGTAGCCGTTTGGGATACATTTCAGCCATGTTTAGTTGTTTATCCTTCCATCCTCCTGTCTTTTCATCCAATGTTCCAGCGCAGCATGGTTTTGTCTATTTTGATTGTTCCTATGGTAGAAGTGGGACGAATGGGGGGTCCTATATGTTTAATATACGTGTAGCTACACATGTAAACCATAATGTCAAAGCCTGAAGCCTTATCCATTCTTCACATCTGTTCCGGGATATTCATTTCAGAAGGGCAATTCATTTCTGTAATATCAGTTTTCaattttattttgttatttttgccAAACAGAACATTTCCAGGCCTAACTCAGTAACCGGCTGCCAAAGACAGCAGAGATGAATGACCTGATATTAGCCGTTATCTTTTGTTTTGGCCCACAAAGAGCCAAGAAATTAGGAATGTTGATACACTCATATCTGTGGTTCACAACTCTTAGACAAGCCCCAACATGTTGTTCACACAGTGCATGCAGTACCTCCTTCACTCACACAGCAGGGTtctggatatagagagagagggagacgggaggggggagagaaaagagagaaagatttggagctaaagagagagagagggggatttgGGGtgcggagagagatagagagagagcgaaggggagagagggattttGGAGTGAGTGggtgaaagagagaaggagagaaggggtttgaaggagagaaatagagagaagggGTTTTCCCACATCAATAAGGATTGATGGGTCTAATTGAGGTCTTTGTGCTTCTGGAGAGAGATTTAGGATGAGGGGGTGGAATTTCCTAAATGCCTCCTTTGAAAACGCCCTGAGTTCAAAGTTAGTGTTTATTTTACCACTCCAAACAGATAACATGTCTTTGTGCcatctgtaaaacacttaaaggtAAATGTAAAAAGTTTGACTACAATCAAGAAAATATACGTGCTGACATTGACATATGTATCTGAAATTTGTTTTACACACTAATGTTAATAATTCATTCTCAATCAGGCCAAATATGCACATAGGAATAAAATGTGTATCTATAGACTGCTACAAAAAGGTATAAAAAACATGAAGATAAATGAGACATACAGATAAATGAGCCATACTTCCCTATGGCCCGTAATTATGTCATAATAATCTAGCTTTGATGATTCCATGATGGACGACAATTCCTTTTCCCACACATTCAATAATAACAGCACTCCATCATGTAGCAGCCACATCCTAAAGGGCAGAACATTCTCCATGGCATTTAGTGGCCTTGCATGCATAATGGTTAGATGCTATCACTGGTCTTTGCTAGATCTTATCAACATTGGAACACCACTGCTTTGATGTCATGACATTTACTCTGATGAAATGTATGAACCTGACCATATTGCAGCTGGATGGTCATAACTGTTAGCTTTTGCCTTTACACATTGACAACAATGTCTCTGTGTTGTAATGAGCTGTGGAAAGAATACCAGTTTTTCAGGACAGTAAACCTTTTGTGAATCTTCTTCCCTGTTCCTGTATAATCTATAAAGACATACATGTTTGCCTCTACATTTTTTACATTGCAGCATGCTCTCCGTGTAAGCACTGTATCTACCATTAGTGGCTGTCCTCCACTCCGTGGAGCTACTCTACCACCTTTATCAACACAACCTTTGCAGTACAAAAAAACATGTCCTGATCTTAGCCATAAATGTCTATGTCAACACCATCCACTGACCctagctctctccttctcctctcttgtagagtccatggagGCCCTGGCCAGTCTGAAGGGCAGGACAACCCAGCAGTTCTTCTTCAACCTCACCTCCATCCCTGGAGAAGAGCTTATCACCTCTGCAGAGCTCCGGGTATACAGGGACCAGGTCCTGGGGGCCACAGCAGCTCCCACCAGTAACACCAGTCACAAAAGCAGTAACAGCTCCAGTACCAGTGCTGGGGGCTTCCATCGTATCAATGTGTACGAGGTGTTTGGAGCCCCTGCATCTCCCCGTGGGGAACCCCTGACACGCCTCTTGGACACGCGGCTGGTGCAGGACTCTCTGAGCCGCTGGGAGAGCTTTGACGTCAGCCCCGCCGTGTCACAGTGGGCCTCCGGGGGGCGCCACAAC
This portion of the Salvelinus fontinalis isolate EN_2023a chromosome 27, ASM2944872v1, whole genome shotgun sequence genome encodes:
- the LOC129825348 gene encoding bone morphogenetic protein 2-like — encoded protein: MVAVFRSLMVLLLAQVLLGGAAGLIPEVGRRKYSESEKQSPEQSENFLNEFELRLLNMFGLKRRPNPSRQAVVPQYMVDLYRMHSLNGDHSTKRPRSMGRHAERAASKANTIRSFHHEESMEALASLKGRTTQQFFFNLTSIPGEELITSAELRVYRDQVLGATAAPTSNTSHKSSNSSSTSAGGFHRINVYEVFGAPASPRGEPLTRLLDTRLVQDSLSRWESFDVSPAVSQWASGGRHNHGFLVEMLHPDTLGGEEGQRRRRHVRVSRSLHGDQDSWPQARPLLVTYGHDRQGNAVLHRDKRQAAGHRKQRKKHQHKANCRRHALYVDFSDVGWNEWIVAPPGYHAFYCHGECPFPLADHLNSTNHAIVQTLVNSVNSNIPRACCVPTELSPISLLYLDEYEKVILKNYQDMVVEGCGCR